In a genomic window of Lepisosteus oculatus isolate fLepOcu1 chromosome 3, fLepOcu1.hap2, whole genome shotgun sequence:
- the foxa3 gene encoding hepatocyte nuclear factor 3-gamma, with product MLSSVKMESHDIPEWNSFYSEANEMYSSASSMSSGLGPMNSLNSYINLNPVGSPAAMNMGYPSGGLNGGPLTAGMPGASNPMSLSPVAPSLNHGSLTQLGSPPGPLNSLSPYQSMSQPMGQLSYPSPTLGRGKEVAKPYRRSLTHAKPPYSYISLITMAIQQSGSKMLTLNEIYQWIMDLFPYYRENQQRWQNSIRHSLSFNDCFVKVARSPDKPGKGSYWTLHPNSGNMFENGCYLRRQKRFKIEDKAGKKGGPKSQDAGKGAQSDGVQEQPSPDPGSEGADSAHSDSSHAGSSPEEQQQQQQRSLIQLECPPPPLQGSPAMSSSPSSSHPLSQPLGGGHLLSSSLQHLDLQNDPLKSMDPHYNFNHPFSITNLMSSEQKMDLKSYQDQVMAYNSYAASSPGPSKLGYDSAAAAMDSGSYYQTLYSRSVLNAS from the exons ATGTTGAGCTCGGTGAAGATGGAGTCCCACGACATTCCAGAATGGAATTCTTTCTACAGCGAAGCCAACGAG ATGTACTCCTCGGCCAGCTCCATGAGCTCCGGCCTGGGCCCCATGAACAGCCTCAACAGCTACATCAACCTCAACCCCGTGGGCTCCCCAGCGGCCATGAACATGGGGTACCCCAGCGGCGGGCTGAACGGGGGTCCCCTGACGGCCGGCATGCCCGGCGCCTCCAACCCCATGAGCCTGTCCCCGGTCGCCCCCTCGCTCAACCACGGCTCGCTGACCCAGCTGGGCTCCCCGCCCGGCCCCCTCAACTCCCTCTCGCCCTACCAGAGCATGAGCCAGCCCATGGGGCAGCTGAGCTACCCCTCCCCCACGCTGGGCCGCGGCAAGGAGGTGGCCAAGCCCTACCGGCGCTCGCTCACCCACGCCAAGCCGCCCTACTCCTACATCTCGCTCATCACCATGGCCATCCAGCAGTCCGGCAGCAAGATGCTGACCCTGAACGAGATCTACCAGTGGATCATGGACCTCTTCCCCTACTACCGGGAGAACCAGCAGCGCTGGCAGAACTCCATCCGCCACTCCCTGTCCTTCAACGACTGCTTCGTCAAGGTGGCCCGCTCCCCGGACAAGCCCGGCAAGGGCTCCTACTGGACCCTGCACCCCAACTCGGGCAACATGTTCGAGAACGGCTGCTACCTGCGCCGGCAGAAGCGCTTCAAGATCGAGGACAAGGCCGGCAAGAAGGGCGGCCCCAAGTCGCAGGACGCCGGCAAGGGGGCGCAGTCGGATGGGGTGCAGGAGCAGCCCAGCCCCGACCCGGGCTCGGAGGGGGCTGACTCGGCCCACTCGGACAGCTCCCACGCCGGCTCGTCCCccgaggagcagcagcagcagcagcagaggagCCTGATCCAGTTGGAGTGCCCTCCGCCACCCCTGCAGGGCTCCCCGGCCATGTCGTCCTCCCCCTCCAGCTCCCACCCCCTCTCCCAGCCCCTGGGGGGGGGCCACCTGCTCTCCAGCTCACTCCAGCACCTGGACCTCCAGAACGACCCGCTGAAGTCCATGGATCCTCACTACAACTTCAACCACCCTTTCTCCATCACCAACCTGATGTCCTCCGAGCAGAAGATGGACCTCAAGTCCTACCAGGACCAGGTGATGGCTTACAACAGCTACGCCGCCTCCTCGCCCGGGCCCAGCAAGCTCGGCTACGacagcgccgccgccgccatgGACAGCGGGTCCTACTACCAGACCCTCTACAGCAGGTCGGTGCTCAACGCCTCCTAA